In Manis pentadactyla isolate mManPen7 chromosome 11, mManPen7.hap1, whole genome shotgun sequence, one DNA window encodes the following:
- the LOC118911901 gene encoding LOW QUALITY PROTEIN: dnaJ homolog subfamily C member 9-like (The sequence of the model RefSeq protein was modified relative to this genomic sequence to represent the inferred CDS: inserted 4 bases in 2 codons): protein MGLLELCEKVFGTADLYQVLGVRREASDGEVRRGYHKVSLLVHPDRVGEGDKEDATRRFQILGXVYSVLSDREQRAVYDEQGTVDEDSDMLTQDWDWETYWRLLFKKISLEDIQAFEKTYKGSEEELADIKQAYLDFKGDKDKIMESVLCVQYTEEPRIRNIIQQAIDAGEVPSYNTFVKESKQKMNARKRRAQEEAKEAEMSKELGLDEGVDNLKALIQXRQKDRQQEMDNFLAQMEAKYCKPSKQGGKKTTLKKEKK from the exons ATGGGGCTTCTGGAATTGTGTGAGAAAGTGTTCGGTACCGCCGACCTTTACCAAGTGTTGGGCGTGCGGCGCGAGGCCTCGGACGGCGAGGTTCGGCGCGGCTACCACAAGGTGTCTCTGCTGGTGCACCCGGACCGGGTGGGCGAGGGCGACAAGGAGGACGCCACCCGCCGCTTCCAGATCCTCGG AGTTTATTCCGTTCTGAGTGACAGGGAGCAGAGAGCAGTGTACGATGAGCAGGGAACAGTGGATGAGGATTCGGATATGCTCACCCAAGATTGGGACTGGGAGACGTATTGGAGATTACTCTTTAAAAAGATATCTCTAGAAGACATTCAGGCATTTGAGAAGACATACAAAGGTTCTGAAGAAGAGCTGGCTGATATTAAACAGGCCTATCTGGACTTCAAAGGTGACAAGGACAAGATTATGgagtctgtgctgtgtgtgcagtaCACAGAGGAACCCAGgataaggaatattattcagcaagcCATTGATGCTGGAGAGGTCCCATCCTATAACACCTTTGTTAAAGAATCAAAGCAAAAGATGAATGCGAGGAAAAGGAGGGCTCAGGAAGAGGCTAAAGAAGCTGAAATGAGCAAGGAGTTGGGGCTTGATGAAGGAGTAGATAACTTGAAAGCACTCATTCA CAGACAAAAGGATCGGCAACaggaaatggacaattttctggcTCAGATGGAAGCAAAGTACTGCAAACCTTCCAAACAAGGTGGGAAAAAAACAactctcaagaaagaaaaaaaataa